The nucleotide sequence TAGCGATGCGTCCCGCAGAACACACCACCACACCGGCAGCTAAAGCCGAGCACTCCAACCTTTCTGTTGCAGCTTTCGCACCTATTTTTCACACAGGTTGATCCACTACTACTCTTGGAGCAACCAGCAACGGCGACAGAGGGAGAAACTGAGTTTGATGCTTTCAAAGAAGGCAAGGGATTTATTCGCCCAGCGACGGAACCCCTATCAAGGTTATTCATTAAAGCCACCATGGCGGACTCTGCCCTCATATTCTCTCGGGACTCTTGTTGCAGGTAATCTCTGTAGCATCTCGAGCACAGGTTCTTGGTCTCCACAGAGCCATAGAAATCGCAACCGTTTGCGCAGCAGAGACGCTCTGTCATCTTGTTTTGCGACTCCATATCGATGCCTTATTGCTCCTTCtccttgttttcttgtttttcaagtAACCGtgattcttcttctcttcttcttccggcGATCGAACTCAAAAACCAAGCTTCTTCCTGGGTAAATTCAGCAGCacaatttcttgagtttgtaaTACAAAAGGCTTCTTCCTGGGTAAATTTAGCAGCACACTTTGTTGAGTTTGTAATACAAAAGCTTGTATGGCCTGTGCGATTTATATAATACAAGGGCGATGGTTCGCGTAGGATTTGTTGTGGGAATTCGTTTCCAAAATTGAGTAGGATTACTTCGTAAGACTTTTTCTGccattatttattatttattgttttagaAACTTTTGGATTTTAGTCATGATGTATTTCATTTCCCAACAGTGGAAGGAGTCCAAGAAGTTCGAATTAATTCCTCTTCCGGCAATCTTTTGGATAAGTATTGATCAATGGATATTTTGCTTTACTTCCGAAGGAGAATTCCAACAAAAAGAATCAAAGTAATAACTTTATAAAATTAAGATGCTATAGGTTGGCTGTAGAGAATAgagaagcaaaaataaataagaattgtAATAAGTGTACAAATGATATGTTTTCTGTTGATTTTTATTGTAATAACAGTTAAatgttttatatacatcttacacacacacatatacaataAACTAAAGACACATGTAATAAACTAAAGCTGGCGTGCTTGCTGCCCATGCTGCAACACGTCAGAGCAGATCATGTCTGCTGTCAGGAATATTGCAGTTGTGCAGTTGATGGAGCAGCAGAGCACATGATGTCTGCTGTCAGGAATATTGCAGTTGTGCAGTTGATGGAGCAGCAGTTGATGGAGCAGCAGTTGATGGAGCAGATCATGTTTGCTGTCAGGATGGAGCAGATTCCTTAACACGCCCCCGCAAGACGGTGGCACCATCGGAGACACCGATCTTGGAACGAAGGAGATGGAAACGTGGACGTGGCAAGGATTTGGTTAGAGCGTCTGCAAGCTGATCAGTAGTGGAGACATGAGAGACTTGAAGAAGACCACGAGTGACACGATCCCGTACAAACTGAAAATCAATATCGATATGCTTCATACGGGAATGGAGAACCGGATTAGCACAATAGAACATGGCTCCAATGTTATCACAAGAAACAGCCGGTGTTGTGGGGAGAGAAATGCCAAGTTCACGCAGTAAGGACTGAATCCATATAAGTTCAGCAGTGGTGGCAGCAATGGCCCGATATTCGGCTTCGGTAGAGGAGCGAGAGACAGACCGCTGCTTGCGGGAGCTCCAAGAGATGAGATTGCCACCAAGATAGACAACATAGCCAGTCGTAGATTTGCGATCATCACGATCAccagcccagtcagcatcggaAAAGGCATAGAGACGATGAGAGGGGCGATGACAAAGATGAAGGCCAAAGGAAAGGGTACCCTTCAAGTAGCGGAGAAGACGCTTGAGTGCCTGCCAGTGAGTCTCGGAAGGAGAATGCATGAATTGAGAGAGCTTATTGACTGTGAAGGAGATGTCAGGGCGTGTAAGACTGAGGTATTGAAGTCCACCAACAAGACGACGGTAGGGAGTGGGATCCGTTGGGGAGGAGCCATCATGGAGCATGAGTGAGTGAGTGGTGGAGAGAGGTGTACTGACAGCCTTTGCACCATCCATCTTGGCATTGACAAGAAGATCATGAATGTACTTGTGCTGAGAGAGAAATAGGCCAGTGGCTGTGGGAAGGACTTCAACACCAAGAAAGTAATGTAAGGAGCCCAGGTCTTTGACGGAGAACCGAGTTGCCAACAGGTGAATGAACTTTGCTATAAGTGAGAAATCGTTTCCTGTAATAagaagatcatcaacataaaccaaaaaataaattacagcAGTCCCTTTATTCAAGAGAAAGAGTGAGGCATCAGAGATGGCATTGACAAAGCCATGGGAGAGCAGAAATGAGTGTAATTCCTTGTACCATGCCCGGGGAGCCTGTTTGAGGCCATAGAGGGCTTTCCTCAATTTACACACATGAGATGGATGATTGGAGTCAACAAAACCAGGTGGTTGGACCATATAGACATTTTCACGGAGTGTGCCATGAAGGAAAGCATTGTTGACGTCCAACTGACGAATTGGCCACTTATGAGTCACGGCAAGATGCAAAACAATGCGTATGGTAGTAGGTTTGATCACCGGACTGAAAGTATCTGAAAAATCAACACCAGGACGTTGGTGAAAACCCTTGGCAACTAAGCGTGCCTTGTACCTGTCAATAGTGCCATCAGGATGCCGTTTGATACgaaacacccacttacaaccaataaGATTTTGAGAGGGAAGGGAAGGAACGAGCTCCCATGTACCATTGCGAATTAACGCATTGAACTCATTGGACATTGCTTGTCGCCACAGGGGATCCTTGACAGCCTGAGAGACACATGTCGGTTCAACTGAAGAGAGAATGGGATGTTTAGTAGCAGTCATAGCATACCGAGGATTGGGTTTGTGGATACCGGCTTTGGCACGGGTGATCATGGAATGATTGGGGAGCATAGGAGGTACGGGGGGGTTGGGGGAGGTTGGGTTAGAGGATGGAAAGGTGACAACAGTCCTATGAGGGTTTCTAGTGTATGTACGAACGGAGTTGTTGGAGGGAGGTGGCTGGACGTGATCAGTTTGggttggagaatgtggtggggTGAATATAGGTGCGATAGAGGTAGGGACCAATGCTTGGCGATTGGGTGACGGTAAGAGAGAAGGGATAGCATCAGCAATAGGGATCGGGGCAGCGGATGGTGACGGTTCTGAGACAGGGGCAGATTctgaggatgatgatgatgatgtgacGTGTGGTGGCAGCGAAGAGGAAACAACCGACTCAACAGGCCTGGTGGGTAAGTGGACAGGAACATGAGTAActggagaaagagaagagaccCAAGTGTGAGAGTTATCAACCGTGACATGGGGAGTGGAGGAAGGGAGGTTAGCAAGAGGAAAAGTGGACTCATCGAATTGGACATGCCGAGAGATAAAAATTTTGTGGGAGGAAAGATCAAGACACTGAAACGCACTTTGATTAGATGAGTAACCAAGGAAGAGACATGGGCGGGAACGAGGGAGTAATTTATTGGAATTGTAAGGACGTAACCAAGGAAAACACAAGCACCCAAATGTACGAAGACGGGAGTAGTTGGGTTGTTCATCAAAGTTGAGTGAATGGGGAGAGATTATTAAGAATCGGAGTGGGCATACGGTTGATAAGATAGGTAGCTGTTTTAAAGGCATAAGACCAATAGGTGAGAGGTAAAGAAGCTTGATGAAGAAGTGTGAGACCAGTTTCAACAATATGACGATGTCGTCGTTCGGCGACTCCATTGTGTTGAGGAGTGTGAGGTGGTGTAAGAAGATGGGTGATACCATTGGATGAGAGAAAATGTTGGAGTTTGATAAATTCGCCCCCACCATCAGTGTATAACctagtgatttttcttttgaagtaaTTTTCAACTAGTGCTTTGAAGGTGACAAAAGTGGAAAACACATCAGATTTCTTTTTGAGAGGGTAGAGccatatatattttgtaaagtGATCAACAAAGATAACATAGTAAGAAAAACCATCAATTGAAGAGTATGGAGCAGGGCCCCAAACATCACTATAAACGAGGTCTAATGCACCATGACTGGTGAGAGACGAAGTTCCAAACGGGAGACGATGGCTTTTATTACATAGACATGAATGACAAACAGACTTGAACAGCTTGGAAGACACATTAATGGAAGACATACGAAGGACTTGTTGGAGAGTTTGATGGCTGGGGTGACCAAGACGACGATGCCAGAGGTTGGGAGAGACCACCACACCCACCATAGCTTGTGGTTGATGAAATGATTTAGGAGACCACTCGTACACATCATCCTTATTCGGGCCTTGAAGAAGAACCGCCCCCGTGCTCAGATCCTTGACATGAAAGAAATCAGGAAAAAGTTCAATAgaggtattattttgtttattaaatttagaGATAGAAATAATGTCTTTTTTTATAGAAGGAACACATAGAACGTTTGATAAGCTGAAAGATTGGGAGGATGAGGAGGGTAAAGTGGTTGAACCGACATGTGTGATACCCAAACCTGAACCATTACCAATAATTATTTCATCAGGACCATCATATATGGCTGCACCAGAGAGAGTGTTGACATTAGAGGTAACATGGTGAGAGGCACCAGAATCAAGTAACCATGTTGGAGAAGAGGTGGACCGGCCATGGGTGGTAGGATTGGCCACGAGCGGACTGGAAGGTCCAGATTGGAGTTGAGGGCAGCGTTTGGCACTATGACCTTGAGTGCCACACCATTGACAGAAACCACGATAACCTGTGTTGTTCATGTTGGTAGAGCGGCGACCATTGTCGGTGAAGGATTGTTGGATGGACTTGTAGGAACCACGAGAATTGGTGGCAGTGGAAGAAGTGTGGGGGTGCTCAAGGGAACTACGAGAATGATTGCGAGGGAGAAAGGACCCACGGTTGGAGTTGGAGTTGTGAGAGCGGAAGCCACGATTTGAGGTGTGGAAGCG is from Pyrus communis chromosome 10, drPyrComm1.1, whole genome shotgun sequence and encodes:
- the LOC137747213 gene encoding putative zinc finger A20 and AN1 domain-containing stress-associated protein 8 translates to MESQNKMTERLCCANGCDFYGSVETKNLCSRCYRDYLQQESRENMRAESAMVALMNNLDRGSVAGRINPLPSLKASNSVSPSVAVAGCSKSSSGSTCVKNRCESCNRKVGVLGFSCRCGGVFCGTHRYPEKHCCHVDFKMAGRDVLAKQNPLCKGDKLEYRI